TGTCCTTGCCATCGAATGTGAGTGACCATACATCGCCATTATTGATGTAGATAATCGTTCCGTCAGACAGGATGTTGAGGTCGCCGCTTGGATTTAGCCCATTGTGCTTGCGGATGCGCAAGTTGATATCTTCAAAGTCAATATCAACTTTGACGGCCGCATTATCTTTGGGCATATCGAGCTTCATTTCGAGATCAGCGACTACTGCAGGTTCTCTCTTAAGAGGAACGACATAGAGGCCGAAACCCTGACGATCTCCCTGGAAGAAAAGATATTTCCCATCGGGTGACCATTTCACTTGACTGTGATTAGTCTTAAGGCGAGTGATGTTGACCGCAGCGCCGCCTTTAACCGGCGATATCCAGACATCAGCGATATTATTAGCTGCAGTGTTGATATATGCCACCCACTTCATATCCGGAGAAAAGGTGAACTCAGTCTGCATCCCTTGCCAACTGCCGGTTCCAGGGATGTCCAGAACCTTGACGGCAGTTCCACCTTCGATAGGCATCATATAAAGGCCTTCGTCGCAGACCCAGAAGGCAACTTTTTTGTCATCCGGCGTGATCTGCGGGTTGAACACATCGCCGCTTGCCTTGAAGCGCAACTTCACTTCCTGCGTTTCTGGGTTCATTTCAAACAGACTAAGCGGTCCTTCTCGATCGGAGACGAAGAAGATTTTCTTGCCATCTTTCGTCCAATTGAAGTCACCATCCCACCCCGCGTTATCGGTCAGTCGAGTTGCATCATCGGGATTGCGCTTTTTTGACTTTTCGACAGGGACTGTCCAGAGGTCGCTGTTAACTCGGAAGAGAATTGTTTTGCCGTCGGACGATGGTTCCGCTTCTTCGACGCCTTCGGTAACGGTTTCACGGTGCAAGCTATTTTCTTTGTCATCAGTTGCCGCAAAAATCGCGAGTTTGACAGGTTCTTTGGCGCCTTTTTTAAGAAGATAGATGCTGTCGTAATACTCAAAAACAATATCACCGGTTTGGCGAGCAACCGATGGCCACTTCACCGAATCGCCTACGAATTTCGTAATCTGTCGCCCACGTCCATTTAGATCGAATGCCCATAAATTGGGGGTTCGAGCAGCGTTGTCAACGTTTTTGGTTGGTTTTTCGAAGAAGTTGGCCTTCGTCGGTGTGGCTTGACCGGTGGCAACACTGATTATCGTGCGTCCATCCGGTAGGAACTTTGGCCAAAGGTGCTGACCATCTGTTTTTGTGACTTCGTGTCGTTTGCCGGTTTCACGTGCGATGGTCCATATTTGAGCTGACGCTGAACCACGATAACGCGGGCGTATCCAAGGGAAGCCATACTTTTGGTAGGTAACATTTTTGCCATCAAGAGAATAAGATGCGTACGTTGCCCCTTTAAATTCCGTGCCTACCACATAGGTTCGGAGCGTATTTACGTCTATTTCATACATTGCGAGGTCTGGGACATCACGATAGGCGCTGAAGATAATTCGCTTTCCGTCCGGCGACCAGTCGGTTGCTCGTTCATCGCTTCCGTGAAAAGTCATCTGCCTAGGTGTGCCGCCTTCTGTCGGAACAATGAAGGCATCATAGTTGCCAGTTCTTAACGAGCTGAATGCGATCCACTGCCCGTCAGGTGAAAAAATAGGAATTGTATCCTGCTCGACATTATCAGTAAGGCGAACAGCGTGTCCGCCAGATGAAGGAACTGTCCAAATATCGCCTTGATAAACAAAGGCGATCATCTTCCCATCAGAACTGATAGCCGGTTTGCGAGGTGAGATAATCGGCTTTTCAGACGGTGTATCAAGCTGCGCAAAAGCGATTCCTATGGTTAATATGATAAGAATAAATACAGGGATACTCAATTTCGGCTTAAACATTTTAATACCTTCCTATTTAACAGACAACTTTTACTTTTGAAGTTTCTTCATTAAGACATCGACAGCAGCTTCGAGCTGTGGATCTCTGCCTGCTTTCCAATCCTCGTAAGTTACGTCGACATAGATGTCCGGTTTTTCACCGTCATTTTCTATTGTGGTACCGTCTAGTCGATAGGAACCGGCAATCGGTAAACGAGCGCCTGCGCCTGAACCCTCGAGTAGTGGGAAGCCGGTTGTCCAGATTACTGAACCAGATGTCGGCATTCCAACGATTGTCGCCAATCCCGTTTGCTTCATGAGATAGGTGAAAAGCTCGGCATCCGAGAAGACAGGTTCGGCGATAACCACTGCCATCGGTTTAGCCCATGAGCGAACAGGAGTTTGTATAGGTTTGGAGTGTCGAGCGGTTGAATAGCCATAGGGTTTAATCGCCAAATAGCTCACGATAGTGTCCGCCACATAACCGCCGCCGTTGAAGCGGACATCAATAATAGCGGCATCCTTACCTACTACTCGTTCGTAAAATTCACGTTCAAAGAGTATAAGACCGTCTTCACCCATTGATGGAATATGCAGATAAGCAATGCGACCACCGCTGCGCTCATCGACTAGCATTCGGGCGCGTTTCATATTGTTCTGATAAGGGACCGGTCCCCAACCGCCAGGATCTTTATAAGTGACTTTACGCGCGCCTTCTTTGACGGGCTTGCTATTGACCAACAGCTCCAAGTCTTTGCCGGAGTAGTCGTTAAGCATCAGGAATAGATTCTCATCAGTCTGCACCGGGTGCCCGTTGACTTCGAGCACGAATTCGCCGGGGGTTAGCTTGGTTTTCTCATATGAACCAGGAGATCCATCAGGAACTTCCAATATTCGAAGGCCAGGGCCATCGTAGTTGTAATCAAAGTAGAACCCAAGCGTTGCGGTTGAGGGAGGAGTTGGCTCGCCGCCACCAGCGCCGGCTTCCGCATGGGAGGCATCGAGTTCGGCAAGCATTGAAAACAACAGTTCTCCGAACTCAACTCTCGTCCCCATCCAAGGTAGCAAGTCTACATATTTCTTTAGAATGGCATTCCAATCGCGTCCTTGGAAATTTTCATCATAGAAGCTGCGGTTATAGCCTCGCCATAGCTGGTTGAGCGTTGCCATGCGCACTTGCAGGGTGTCATATTGCCAATTGCCGGCAAAAGCGATTTGTTCAAGGCTGTTCTTATCCAAACTGAGTGTTTGAATAGCGCCGTTCTTAGTTAAAATCAGCTTTTTCCCATCCGGCATGACGTGAAGGGAAGTGACATCGCCGTCTTTGGTTAGGCGCTTTGTGTCTTTGCCATCAAAGGAAGTTGACCAGGTGTTGCCGTCAGAGATGAAATATAGCGTGCCGTCGGCGCCGACAGTCAGGCTATTGTCTGAGCTTTGCGAAGTTAGTCTTCTGACGCGCAGTTCGATATCGGTAAAATCAATCTCGACCTTAACCGGCGCGTTATCTTTGGGCATGTCAAGCTTTAATTCGATGTCCTCAACCGTCGCTTCCTCACGCTTTAAAGGAACCAAAAAGACGCCCCATCCGCCATGATCTCCTACGAAGTAAAGATACTTGCCATCAGGTGACCATACCGGTTGCAAGTGGACGTTATTGTATTTTGTAATGTTAAAGGGTTTGCCGTCTTGCAGGGAGGCGATCCAGACGTCAATAGCTCCAAATTCGCCTAAAGTTGTAAAGGCGACCCATTGCGAATCAGGTGAAATCGAGAAAGCGAACTTATCTTCTGCTTTTATGCCTATCTCGGGACGATCGACCGCTTTAACGGCATCTCCGCCTTCAACCGGTATCGTATAAATCCCTTCGTCTGTCACAAAGAATGCGATCCGTTTGCCATCGGGTGTGACTTGCGGGCTAAAGATATCGCCTTCCTTTTTAAACATTCGCTTGATAGCCTGAGTTTGTATATCAAGCTCGAATAGACTTAAAGGACCTTCGCGATCGGAGACGAAGAATACCTTTTTGCTATCTTTTGACCAGCAGAAATCGCCATCATAGCCGGGATTGTTCGTAAGGCGAGTGGCCTCATCGGCATTGCGCTTTTTGGACTTCTCGACAGGGATGCTCCAAAGCTCGCTTTTACTGCTGAAGACGATAGTTTTTCCATCAGGCGAGACTTGCGCGTCCGAAGCGCCATTCCTGACGACTTCTCTTCTAAGGGTATTCTCCTTGTCATCGCCGGGCGCATATATCGTTACCTTGACGGGTTCCTTAGAACCTTTCTTTAGGAGATAAATGCTGTCGAAGTATTCAAAGGCTATATCCCCCGTGTTGCGAGCAACTGAAGGCCATCGGACAGAGTCGCCGACGAACTGGGTCAATTGGCGGCTATTGCCTTCGAAGTCGAATGCCCATAGGTTAGGGGTTCGGAGAGGATTATCAACAAACTTAGTCGGTTTCTCGCCGAGCTTTCGGGTGGAAGGAGTAAGTTCCCCTGTTGCCATGCAGATGACAGTCTTGTTATCGGGTAAGAATTTCGGCCAAAGGTGCTGTCTCTCATCTTTTGAAAGCTGCTGTCTCTTGCTGGTTGCAAGATCAATAACAACCACTTGCCCAATAGCTGAACCGTTAGCGCGGGGTCGTTGCCATGTTCGGCCTTTGCGGCTAATCACCAGCTTTTTACCATCAGGCGAAAAAGAGGGGCAGGTCACTTTGTAGAAATCGTCAGCTATCTTACGATACTTGAGAGTCTTGATATCGGTAATGAAAAATCCCACATCGGGTCTATCACGAGAGCCGATAAAGAGAATGGATTTGCCATCGGGTGACCAATCAGCTGCGGTCTCATTTTCACCGCTAAAAGTAATTTGCCGCGGATTTCCACCGGTTGAGGGCATGACAAAGATATCCGCGTTTCCGTTACGATAGGAAGTGAATGCAATCCAGTTCCCATCGGGAGAGAAGATCGGCTCGGTATCTTGTTCGACGTTATCCGTCAGCCGAAATGCACGGCCGCCTGAAGAGGGCACTACCCAGATATCGCCTTTATAAACAAAGGCGAATTTGCTCCCATCTGGACTAAGCGCTGGCCTGCGAGCGCATCTTATAGAATCATTCGTTGGTTTATCTAATTGGGAATAAGCCGCTCCAATGGCAAGCAATGCAATTATCAACCCAAACAAAGTCTTACTGAGCATCTTTTTAACTACCATGAATACCTCATCTATATGGTTGTCCCAACCCCAAAGGGGTTACATGTTTTCGAATTGCGTAGTGCGTATTACGTATTTCAAACGGGCCGATAGGCACGTCATTCCGAGCTTGTCGAGGAATCTTCCGGAAGACCCTTTGACTACGCTCAGAGTGACGTGTTCTAAGCACTACATACTACGCTTTAATTTCCAATCTTCTTCATCAAAGCGTCAACAGCGGCTTCAAGTTGGGGGTCGCGGTTGGCTGCCCAGTCGTCGTTGGTTAGGTCGACTTGAATGTCTGGCTTTTCGCCGTCATTTTCTTGCGATGTCCCATCCAAGCGATACATGCCAACGCTTGGGAAGCGTGCCCATGTGCCATCGACTAACGGGCCTGAAGGTGTTCCTATCACATAGCCTGGGGTTGGCATGCCGAGCACTACGCCGATCCCTGTCATTTTGATGTAATAGGGGAACATCTCCGCATTCGAAGCGCTGTTTTCATTAATTAATACCGCAAGTGGTTTGCCCCAAGAGTGATCGGGAGCCATGAGCGGCTTACTTCGACGAGCGGTTGTGTAAGCCCACGGTTTGACCGCAAGCCAGTCAACAATTGAACCGGCAACATAACCGCCGCCATTGAAGCGAACGTCAATAATCATCGCTTCTTTTCCTGAACCCGCTGCATAAAACTCATGCTCGAAATGTCCCAACTCGTCATAACCCATCGACGGAAGGTGCATATAACCAATCTTCCCGCCGCTTCGTTTCTCGACCAGTTGGCGATAGCGTCGCAAGCGGTTTGTATAGTTGATAACCCACAACTCGCCGCCGTTCAATCCCTTATAAGTGACTTTGCGAGCGCCTTTCTTTGTGGGGCGGTCGTTTACCAGGAATTCCAAATCTTTACCGGTCTTGTTTTTAATGATCTTATAGAGATTCTCGTCGAGTTGGACATCTTTGCCGTTGATCTGCAATACATATTCGCCGGTATTTAACTTGGCCTTTGGATAGGAACCTGGAGCGCCGTCGGGCACTTCTTTAATTCGAATTCCCGGCCCATGATAATTGTCGTCCCAGAAGAAACCTAATGACGGGAATTCATCCCCCCGAGGTCCACTACGAGCAGGACCAATCTCGGCGTGTGAAGAATCAAGCTCGCCAACCATCATGTTCAACAAATCACCGAACTCCTGATTGGTTGCTACTGCTTCGAGCTGAGGTTCATAACGTTTGCGGATTGCATCCCAATCACGGCCATGCATATTAACATCATAAAATTGGCGGTTAAGAGTGCGCCAGAGTTGTGTAATAGCTGCTTTACGCTCCAGTTTGGTATCACGCTCATAAGCTGCCGAAAACGTCACTTGATTGAAC
The DNA window shown above is from bacterium and carries:
- a CDS encoding S41 family peptidase, which gives rise to MVVKKMLSKTLFGLIIALLAIGAAYSQLDKPTNDSIRCARRPALSPDGSKFAFVYKGDIWVVPSSGGRAFRLTDNVEQDTEPIFSPDGNWIAFTSYRNGNADIFVMPSTGGNPRQITFSGENETAADWSPDGKSILFIGSRDRPDVGFFITDIKTLKYRKIADDFYKVTCPSFSPDGKKLVISRKGRTWQRPRANGSAIGQVVVIDLATSKRQQLSKDERQHLWPKFLPDNKTVICMATGELTPSTRKLGEKPTKFVDNPLRTPNLWAFDFEGNSRQLTQFVGDSVRWPSVARNTGDIAFEYFDSIYLLKKGSKEPVKVTIYAPGDDKENTLRREVVRNGASDAQVSPDGKTIVFSSKSELWSIPVEKSKKRNADEATRLTNNPGYDGDFCWSKDSKKVFFVSDREGPLSLFELDIQTQAIKRMFKKEGDIFSPQVTPDGKRIAFFVTDEGIYTIPVEGGDAVKAVDRPEIGIKAEDKFAFSISPDSQWVAFTTLGEFGAIDVWIASLQDGKPFNITKYNNVHLQPVWSPDGKYLYFVGDHGGWGVFLVPLKREEATVEDIELKLDMPKDNAPVKVEIDFTDIELRVRRLTSQSSDNSLTVGADGTLYFISDGNTWSTSFDGKDTKRLTKDGDVTSLHVMPDGKKLILTKNGAIQTLSLDKNSLEQIAFAGNWQYDTLQVRMATLNQLWRGYNRSFYDENFQGRDWNAILKKYVDLLPWMGTRVEFGELLFSMLAELDASHAEAGAGGGEPTPPSTATLGFYFDYNYDGPGLRILEVPDGSPGSYEKTKLTPGEFVLEVNGHPVQTDENLFLMLNDYSGKDLELLVNSKPVKEGARKVTYKDPGGWGPVPYQNNMKRARMLVDERSGGRIAYLHIPSMGEDGLILFEREFYERVVGKDAAIIDVRFNGGGYVADTIVSYLAIKPYGYSTARHSKPIQTPVRSWAKPMAVVIAEPVFSDAELFTYLMKQTGLATIVGMPTSGSVIWTTGFPLLEGSGAGARLPIAGSYRLDGTTIENDGEKPDIYVDVTYEDWKAGRDPQLEAAVDVLMKKLQK